In the Trueperaceae bacterium genome, one interval contains:
- the lptB gene encoding LPS export ABC transporter ATP-binding protein, translating to MRSIQVPDRNIEVDHGSDLALRAQGLVKRYGSRNVVDGVDFSLFPGEIVALLGPNGAGKTTSFYTMLGFVKPNAGTIFLGNHDITNWPMHRRARHGLGYLAQEPSAFRRMSVRDNLLAILEFQDLSKTEQQERASKLLEEFHLSHLESQRADTLSGGERRRMEIARSLTIDPTFILLDEPFTGVDPKSIHEIQKLIADLRESRGLGVLLTDHSVRETLAIADRVYLMFDGKVRFEGSPAEFAENRDVRNFYLGNEFRV from the coding sequence ATGCGATCTATCCAGGTTCCTGACAGGAATATAGAGGTTGATCACGGATCTGACTTAGCTTTAAGGGCCCAAGGCCTCGTTAAGCGATATGGTAGCCGCAACGTCGTAGATGGTGTAGATTTTAGTCTTTTTCCTGGAGAAATCGTTGCCTTGCTTGGGCCGAATGGGGCTGGCAAGACTACTAGTTTTTACACTATGCTTGGTTTCGTAAAGCCAAACGCGGGAACAATTTTTCTTGGCAATCATGATATTACGAATTGGCCAATGCATAGACGGGCGCGTCACGGCCTTGGCTATCTGGCTCAAGAGCCGAGTGCGTTTCGTAGGATGAGTGTACGGGACAACCTACTTGCGATTTTAGAATTCCAAGATCTAAGTAAAACTGAACAACAAGAACGAGCTAGCAAGTTGCTTGAAGAATTTCACCTTAGTCATCTTGAGAGTCAGCGAGCTGACACCCTATCAGGTGGTGAGCGAAGACGAATGGAGATTGCTCGTAGCCTTACGATTGATCCAACATTCATTTTGCTAGACGAGCCCTTTACGGGTGTAGACCCGAAATCTATCCATGAGATACAAAAGCTAATTGCCGATCTTCGTGAGAGCCGCGGCTTGGGTGTTTTGCTGACTGACCATAGTGTGCGTGAAACTCTTGCAATAGCAGATCGTGTTTATTTAATGTTTGACGGAAAAGTTCGTTTCGAAGGGTCCCCGGCAGAGTTTGCTGAAAATCGTGATGTGCGCAACTTTTACCTGGGCAACGAATTCCGGGTTTGA